In a genomic window of Drosophila takahashii strain IR98-3 E-12201 chromosome 3L, DtakHiC1v2, whole genome shotgun sequence:
- the ssp6 gene encoding uncharacterized protein ssp6: protein MASKPMSSSCQSIATAASSAATTAAAVSIPASNATSVGSLIAAACQQQQQQQQYSQSQQQHLYQTTHQQSSHYVNGTGSLGRLKFHKSLDASDEEIEYAQLSRSTHILGRHKSERFLASNPDEDRRRRTIIVEKKNNSYGFTLQSYGIHYKRDEELEMITYVDYVEYGGPAYRAGMREGDVILSINGKDMEKADHKTIVEFIKQCDTRMRMVVLFEDCVRKVDLHMRYIQLQSMLQQKMNELERVHLRERELLEGKWKTHSLPARKKANANTSPSDGEGVSPTEASGETAFYRPALSTEDVPNMAARQQGVGGPGIIPPPAQFMLTYHYLDPTYRYVLRPTHGSSEDYIDGLGLQRSSSDHQPPAQRYILQRTESVDTNSMTQPTATAPTQYHSATGGSAVKPPAPPPRTCEKHKPPAKPPKTEKEKSTGKHCHVGHSCNPCLGHFRWKSAEKSAVPAPDNVSLDAYDLASPCCDTHCVPTRRRHRQHKEHTHKHKHRERERVESKEQRVRPKSTSHASPNANGGAGNAGSGHHHHHHHHHHSHEQQQQQQQQQQMQQPVPHHHHYSHQVQNPCQVQSQSGSIRSRYFDLASGLASHCSLHSCTSSEFAPGDTASYTTSISTDTLFWDPKSETGQSRQHSTKSRQSYEQQPQQQPQHQPHQGHHHHHHHPGDYHQQRYHVTANQMQPQQIYPNTIAYVQKPKSWDNLANKAGYNVGYGYLDTVAVKPAIKMQIAQQRHSMPRRNPYGRYSTYGDVENYAPPPTEFVGELTTTTTTTITAKSTEELLAACDCLTPQQQAAIKAAQYQLSQNQKLTHQNSCQMGYYSHLPRPTTDVGTSTTSQQVHGAGDVQTTSEATRL, encoded by the exons ATGGCCAGCAAGCCCATGAGCAGCAGCTGCCAGAGCATTGCGACGGCGGCCAGCAGTGCGGCGACCACGGCGGCGGCGGTCTCCATTCCGGCCTCCAATGCCACCTCCGTGGGCTCCCTCATTGCCGCCGcctgccagcagcagcagcagcagcagcaatattCGCAgtcccagcagcaacacctcTATCAGACGACCCATCAGCAATCATCGCACTATGTCAACGGGACCGGCAGCCTGGGCAGGCTCAAGTTCCACAAGAGTCTCGATGCCAGCGACGAGGAAATCGAATATGCGCAG cTCTCTCGTTCTACCCATATCCTGGGACGCCACAAGTCGGAGCGATTTCTGGCCTCCAATCCGGATGAGGACCGAAGACGTCGCACTATAATCGTGGAGAAGAAGAACAATTCGTACGGGTTCACCCTCCAGAGCTACGGAATCCACTACAAGCGGGATGAGGAGCTGGAAATGATCACGTATGTGGACTATGTGGAGTACGGGGGTCCCGCCTATCGTGCTGGAATGCGAGAGGGCGACGTAATACTCTCCATCAACGGCAAAGACATGGAGAAGGCGGACCACAAGACCATCGTTGAGTTTATCAAGCAGTGTGACACCAGGATGCGAATGGTAGTACTTTTTGAGGACTGTGTACGGAAG GTGGATCTCCACATGCGCTACATCCAACTGCAGAGCATGTTGCAGCAAAAGATGAACGAGCTGGAGAGGGTTCATTTGAGGGAGCGGGAATTGTTGGAGGGCAAGTGGAAGACGCACAGTTTGCCAGCCCGGAAGAAGGCCAATGCGAACACTTCGCCCAGTGACGGGGAAGGAGTTTCACCCACAGAAGCCAGTGGAGAAACGGCCTTCTATCGCCCCGCCCTGTCCACCGAGGATGTGCCAAACATGGCGGCCCGCCAGCAGGGAGTGGGTGGACCAGGAATCATCCCACCTCCCGCTCAGTTTATGCTCACCTACCACTACCTGGACCCCACTTACCGGTACGTCCTGCGACCAACCCACGGCAGCTCCGAGGATTATATAGATGGACTTGGCCTGCAGCGGAGTAGCAGCGATCACCAGCCGCCGGCACAGCGTTATATCCTCCAGCGAACCGAGTCCGTGGATACGAATTCGATGACTCAACCCACAGCCACGGCGCCTACTCAATATCACAGCGCCACTGGGGGATCGGCGGTGAAGCCACCGGCACCGCCACCTCGCACCTGTGAAAAGCACAAGCCACCGGCTAAACCACCAAAAACCGAGAAGGAAAAGTCCACCGGGAAGCATTGCCATGTGGGCCACTCGTGCAATCCCTGCCTGGGTCACTTTCGCTGGAAGTCGGCGGAGAAATCAGCGGTTCCCGCGCCAGATAATGTCAGCCTGGATGCCTATGATCTGGCCAGTCCCTGCTGCGATACGCATTGTGTGCCAACGCGAAGGCGCCATCGGCAGCACAAGGAGCATACGCATAAGCACAAGCACCGGGAAAGGGAGCGGGTGGAGAGCAAGGAGCAGAGAGTCAGGCCCAAGTCCACATCGCATGCCTCACCCAATGCCAATGGAGGTGCAGGAAATGCAGGGTCAGGGCAtcaccaccatcatcatcatcatcatcacagccacgagcaacaacagcagcagcagcaacaacagcagatgCAGCAGCCGGTTCCCCACCATCATCACTATTCCCACCAGGTGCAGAATCCCTGCCAGGTGCAATCGCAATCAGGAAGCATTCGCTCCCGGTACTTTGACTTGGCCTCCGGTTTGGCCAGCCACTGCAGCTTGCATTCCTGCACCTCGAGTGAGTTTGCTCCAGGGGATACGGCCTCGTACACCACTTCCATCAGCACGGATACTTTGTTTTGGGATCCCAAAAGCGAGACGGGTCAGTCCCGGCAGCACTCCACCAAATCCAGGCAATCCTACGAGCAGCAGCCACAACAGCAGCCGCAACATCAACCACACCAggggcaccaccaccaccatcatcatccaGGGGATTACCACCAGCAGCGGTATCATGTGACCGCCAACCAAATGCAGCCCCAGCAGATCTATCCCAATACCATTGCCTATGTCCAAAAGCCCAAGTCCTGGGACAATCTGGCCAACAAGGCGGGCTATAATGTTGGCTACGGTTACCTCGACACGGTGGCCGTTAAGCCGGCGATTAAAATGCAGATTGCCCAGCAGCGACACTCGATGCCGCGAAGGAATCCGTACGGCAGATACTCCACCTACGGGGATGTGGAGAACTATGCACCACCGCCCACCGAATTTGTGGGCGAGCTGACCACCACCACAACCACTACGATCACGGCCAAGTCCACGGAGGAGCTGTTGGCCGCCTGCGATTGTTTGACGCCCCAGCAACAGGCTGCCATCAAGGCGGCCCAGTACCAGCTCAGCCAGAACCAGAAGCTGACCCACCAGAACTCCTGCCAGATGGGATACTACTCGCACCTGCCGCGTCCCACCACCGATGTGGGCACCTCCACCACCAGTCAGCAGGTGCACGGGGCAGGAGATGTCCAGACGACGTCCGAGGCCACCAGGTTGTAG
- the LOC108067700 gene encoding U6 snRNA-associated Sm-like protein LSm5: MTAVPPPSNISTLMPLELVDKCIGSRIHIIMKNDKEMVGTLLGFDDFVNMLLDDVTEYENTPDGRRITKLDQILLNGNNITMLVPGGELAE; the protein is encoded by the exons ATGACTGCCGTTCCGCCGCCTTCCAACATCTCCACCCTGATGCCACTGG AATTGGTGGACAAATGCATCGGCTCCCGCATCCACATCATCATGAAGAACGACAAGGAGATGGTGGGCACTCTCCTGGGATTCGATGACTTTGTGAACATGCTGCTGGACGATGTTACGGAGTATGAGAATACGCCCGACGGACGCCGCATCACCAAACTGGATCAAATTCTGCTAAACGGCAACAATATCACAATG TTGGTGCCTGGTGGCGAGCTGGCGGAGTAA
- the LOC108067735 gene encoding brachyurin-like → MKFACITIVVLAAILGAQAVDWQSVKNLNIEIPMPTSHGETLPSGRITGGEIADFTQFPFQVGLLLYVAGGAAWCGGTLISNRWVLTAAHCTESLTSGVDVYLGAWDRTDSKEEGQQIVFVEKKNVIVHKDYNATLISDDISLIKLPVPIDFNDYIQPAKLPVKGETYSTYEDETALASGWGKISDSATAVTDKLQFIEVPIMANTPCNRWFLGLVADTNICIKTTGGTSTCNGDSGGPLVLADGSNTLIGATSFGISLGCEVGWPGVFTRITSYLDWIEENSGVVNKGD, encoded by the exons ATGAAGTTCGCTTGCATTACTATTGTGGTCTTGGCCGCCATTCTCGGGGCTCAGGCAGTCGACTGGCAGTCGGTCAAGAACCTGAACATCGAGATTCCGATGCCCACATCCCATGGCGAGACTCTGCCCAGCGGAAGGATTACCGGAGGAGAAATAGCAGACTTCACCCAGTTCCCCTTCCAGGTGGGACTACTCCTGTACGTGGCAGGAGGAGCTGCCTGGTGCGGTGGCACCCTCATCAGCAATCGTTGGGTTCTGACTGCCGCACATTGCACAGAAAGCTTGACCAGCGGAGTAGATGTCTACCTGGGCGCCTGGGATCGTACCGATTCCAAGGAGGAGGGCCAGCAGATCGTCTTCGTGGAGAAGAAGAATGTGATCGTACACAAAGATTACAATGCTACCCTCATCAGCGACGATATTTCCCTGATTAAGTTGCCAGTTCCCATCGATTTCAACG ACTACATCCAGCCCGCAAAACTACCCGTGAAGGGTGAGACCTATTCCACCTACGAAGATGAAACGGCCCTTGCCTCCGGCTGGGGCAAGATCAGCGACT CTGCTACTGCAGTCACCGACAAACTGCAGTTCATCGAAGTTCCCATCATGGCCAACACCCCGTGCAACCGCTGGTTCCTTGGCTTGGTTGCGGACACCAACATCTGCATCAAGACCACCGGCGGCACCTCCACCTGCAACGGCGACTCCGGCGGTCCTCTGGTCCTGGCCGACGGCAGCAACACCCTGATCGGAGCCACCTCCTTCGGAATCTCCCTCGGCTGTGAGGTCGGATGGCCCGGCGTGTTCACCCGCATCACCTCCTACCTGGACTGGATCGAGGAGAACTCCGGTGTGGTCAACAAGGGCGACTAA
- the LOC108067730 gene encoding organic cation transporter protein, giving the protein MEGQAKQAYFVNEAFNHEEPPQGGGGGGGDTVHRRKSGGNKELQLDVGGFKKGQDVSNGGSGSDPPPSMDFDDILPLIGEFGRYQKLLFICMIPFSFFVAFVYFSQIFLTLIPEQHWCHVPELDALDVEARLALSIPMTKGEYNNCYMYDVNYTEILAQGKVMADPKWPQVKCRHGWSYNFTEIPYSTVATEQNWVCDDAALPTYAQSIFFLGAIVGGLLFGWVADRFGRIPALIGTNMMGLLAGVGTAFVSNFWQFAAMRFFVGFAFDNCFTMMYILVLEYVGPKYRTFVANMSIAIFFTGAACLLPWIAYFLADWKLLAIVTSAPLALAIFTPFVVPESARWLVSQGKVDKAVGILKKLEKGNGRQVPAQTYQIFADSCKRMREQEAQNGNYSVLDLFKSPRLRRTTLLLIVIWMAISLVFDGHVRNVGSLGLDIFFTFTLACFTELPADTLLTVILDRFGRRWLACSSMVLSGVFSLLATVVPVGIYSAALAIMGRFFVNISYNIGLQWAAEVLPTVVRAQAVAFIHIMGYVASIIAPFVVYLANISQALPLIILGILGIIGGLLALLLPETLNHVLPQTLSDGEEFGRGQSIWDFPCLAKQVDDDEDEKRNADVEEVRSQAFVRGTQTGASLNASTGGELRSSILRRSIKSRNSTKL; this is encoded by the exons ATGGAAGGCCAGGCCAAGCAAGCGTACTTCGTCAATGAAGCATTTAATCACGAAGAACCCCCACAAggtggaggtggtggtggtggcgacACGGTGCATCGCCGGAAAAGCGGTGGCAACAAAGAACTCCAGCTGGATGTGGGTGGCTTCAAGAAGGGCCAGGATGTGAGCAACGGAGGAAGTGGCAGTGATCCCCCGCCCAGTATGGACTTCGATGACATACTCCCCCTGATCGGGGAGTTTGGCCGATATCAGAAGTTATTGTTTATCTGCATGATCCCCTTCTCGTTCTTCGTGGCCTTTGTGTACTTTTCGCAAATATTCCTCACCTTGATACCCGAACAGCATTGGTGTCATGTGCCCGAATTGGATGCTTTGGATGTGGAGGCCAG ACTGGCGCTTTCCATACCCATGACCAAGGGGGAATACAACAATTGTTACATGTACGACGTCAACTACACGGAGATATTGGCCCAGGGCAAGGTGATGGCCGATCCCAAGTGGCCGCAGGTCAAGTGTCGCCACGGCTGGTCATATAACTTCACGGAGATCCCCTACTCGACGGTGGCCACCGAGCAGAATTGGGTGTGCGACGATGCCGCCCTGCCGACCTACGCCCAGTCCATATTCTTCCTGGGCGCCATTGTGGGCGGACTCCTCTTTGGATGGGTAGCGGATCGCTTTGGTCGTATTCCCGCCCTGATCGGCACCAATATGATGGGACTGCTGGCCGGAGTGGGCACTGCGTTCGTTAGCAACTTCTGGCAGTTTGCAGCCATGCGATTCTTTGTGGGTTTCGCCTTCGACAACTGCTTCACCATGATGTATATTTTGG TTCTCGAGTACGTTGGTCCCAAGTATCGCACCTTTGTGGCCAACATGTCGATAGCCATATTCTTTACTGGAGCCGCCTGCCTTCTTCCCTGGATTGCGTACTTTTTGGCAGACTGGAAGCTGCTGGCCATCGTTACCTCCGCTCCCCTTGCTTTGGCCATATTTACCCCGTTTGTGGTACCCGAATCGGCTCGTTGGTTGGTCTCCCAGGGAAAGGTGGACAAGGCCGTTGGAATCCTCAAGAAACTGGAGAAGGGCAATGGCCGCCAGGTGCCCGCTCAAACGTATCAGATCTTTGCGGACAGTTGCAAGAGGATGAGGGAGCAGGAGGCCCAGAATGGCAATTACTCCGTACTGGATCTCTTCAAGTCGCCACGTTTAAGACGAACCACCTTGCTGCTCATCGTAATCTGGATGGCCATATCGCTGGTTTTCGATGGACACGTGAGGAATGTGGGTTCCCTGGGACTGGACATCTTCTTCACCTTCACACTGGCTTGCTTCACGGAACTGCCTGCAGATACCCTCCTCACGGTGATCCTGGATCGCTTTGGACGCCGTTGGCTGGCCTGCAGCTCCATGGTCCTCAGTGGAGTGTTCAGTCTGTTGGCCACCGTGGTGCCCGTGGGCATTTACTCCGCTGCCTTGGCCATTATGGGTCGATTCTTTGTGAACATCAGCTACAATATTGGCCTGCAGTGGGCGGCGGAGGTGCTGCCAACGGTGGTCAGGGCTCAGGCAGTGGCCTTCATCCACATTATGGGCTATGTGGCCAGCATCATTGCTCCATTTGTGGTCTATCTGGCCAACATATCTCAGGCTCTGCCGCTGATCATCCTGGGAATTTTGGGCATCATCGGTGGCTTGTTGGCGCTGCTACTTCCGGAGACCCTGAATCATGTCCTACCCCAAACCCTAAGCGATGGAGAGGAGTTCGGACGCGGCCAGAGCATTTGGGACTTCCCCTGTTTGGCCAAGCAGgtggacgacgacgaggatgagAAGAGGAATGCCGACGTGGAGGAGGTGCGATCCCAGGCATTTGTGAGGGGCACCCAGACGGGTGCTTCGTTGAATGCCTCCACGGGTGGAGAACTGAGATCCAGCATCCTGCGCAGATCGATCAAGTCGCGCAACTCCACGAAGCTTTAG
- the LOC108067732 gene encoding brachyurin, protein MSKQSASASATLLLLIGLTWLTRHCIALDWQQVKPMYLVSMYPGPNGLSSSTSSSSTFSSSSSSSGSLEHDAEMSASNVDSRHMKGMGMGLGMGGFSEEEDLEDREPLVLNLETTPLLEKMLPEGAMAMDRIFGGDVGNPHCFPYQVGMLLQRPKGLYWCGGSLISEKHVITAAHCVDMAKRALVFLGANEIKNAKEKGQVRLMVPSENFQIYPTWNPKRLKDDIALVRLPHAVSFNERIHPIQLPKRHYEYRSFKNKLAIASGWGRYATGVHAISNVLRYVQLQIIDGRTCKSNFPLSYRGTNICTSGRNARSTCNGDSGGPLVLQRRHSKKRVLVGITSFGSIYGCDRGYPAAFTKVASYLDWISDETGVSSHQDTTEAIFFDQYVREYGKPRQSRRLETEEQPADDVPDELDVHPRPSSEEDFSEEIRPRTRSRTPHSEHEFYFL, encoded by the exons ATGTCCAAACAATCTGCAAGTGCAAGTGccacgctgctgctgctcattGGGCTCACATGGCTAACGAGGCACTGCATCGCGCTGGACTGGCAGCAGGTTAAGCCGATGTACCTGGTGTCCATGTACCCGGGTCCCAACGGCCTGTCTTCGTccacctcctcgtcctccaccttctcctcctcctcgtcctcttcTGGTTCTCTGGAACACGATGCGGAAATGAGTGCCAGCAACGTGGACAGTCGCCACATgaagggaatgggaatgggactgGGCATGGGTGGATTTAGCGAAGAGGAGGATCTGGAGGATCGGGAACCACTCGTCCTCAATCTGGAGACCACGCCGCTGCTGGAAAAGATGCTGCCCGAGGGCGCCATGGCCATGGATCGCATCTTTGGCGGCGATGTGGGCAATCCGCACTGCTTTCCCTACCAGGTGGGCATGCTGCTCCAAAGACCCAAGGGTCTGTACTGGTGCGGTGGCTCCCTGATCTCCGAGAAGCATGTCATCACCGCCGCCCACTGTGTGGATAT ggcTAAGAGGGCTCTGGTCTTTCTGGGCGCCAATGAAATCAAGAACGCCAAGGAGAAGGGCCAGGTGCGTCTGATGGTGCCCAGCGAGAACTTCCAGATCTATCCCACCTGGAATCCAAAGAGGTTGAAGGATGACATTGCCCTGGTCAGATTGCCCCATGCAGTCAGTTTTAATG AGCGCATCCATCCCATCCAACTGCCGAAGAGGCACTACGAGTACCGCAGTTTCAAGAACAAACTGGCCATTGCCTCCGGCTGGGGACGATATGCCACCGGAGTGCATGCGATCAGCAATGTGCTCCGCTATGTCCAGCTGCAGATCATCGATGGACGGACGTGCAAGTCCAACTTTCCGCTCTCCTATCGCGGTACAAATATATGCACCAGTGGAAGGAACGCCCGATCCACTTGCAATGGAGATTCGGGCGGGCCTTTGGTCCTGCAAAGGCGGCACTCTAAGAAGAGGGTCCTCGTGGGAATCACCTCATTCGGCAGCATCTACGGCTGCGATCGCGGCTATCCGGCGGCCTTCACCAAGGTGGCCTCGTATTTGGATTGGATCAGTGACGAGACTGGCGTCAGTTCCCATCAGGACACCACGGAGGCGATATTCTTCGACCAGTACGTCAGGGAGTACGGAAAGCCGCGACAAAGTCGACGGCTGGAGACGGAGGAGCAGCCGGCGGACGATGTGCCCGATGAACTAGATGTGCATCCGAGACCTTCCTCGGAAGAGGACTTCTCCGAGGAGATCAGACCGCGAACACGGTCACGCACCCCGCACTCTGAACACGAGTTCTATTTCTTGtaa
- the LOC108067731 gene encoding T-cell activation inhibitor, mitochondrial, which yields MSMSLGPKIRKLVTSGRHFLISRRSLNQDLTTALRPFYFAVHPDFFAQHPEQRNTNENSLKLLSEHLEALYERRQRGSGDAQVLKFYVRTSSDADKRDSFKLIQIRTDWQSTRDPKTFIQSLLESCNLSTEYVKNIKGQPEAPKPFSGLDFKPGQDYHYDAQFTEFESQLKNERAFKRPVLTTWLEENAGTAKQRSKETADLQAEIDKLQRVLVQKLELQDARYECGWNIEHYRGCLKTLERLSNTHLLEMAPLKRRIVVFAPFTGISLEGHVMLFTGDVLSTWIDFIKNIPHHDAYLKVVPVYERTLSQVLLQIQIGRRKFMPKQQARGYASYLMKVTTSLNDYIGKQKYPAEWPKTLKEFTIVVESEAGPLMVSPTGQFITPATCPGSILVDFITVNMELARERMKKYAQDKHVEQELIDSCIKQLQLQSLTKDDAVTPDKMITALRDLAQLQVKELQQCKLHITHYYSVLTDGVVCIPWDFQQR from the exons ATGTCCATGTCGCTGGGCCCCAAGATCCGGAAATTGGTCACCAGCGGGCGGCACTTCCTGATTTCGCGTCGATCGCTGAACCAAG ATCTTACGACGGCCCTGAGACCCTTCTACTTCGCCGTCCATCCGGACTTCTTTGCCCAGCATCCTGAGCAGCGGAACACCAACGAGAACTCCTTGAAGCTCCTAAGTGAGCATCTGGAGGCTCTGTACGAACGCAGGCAGCGCGGGAGTGGCGACGCCCAGGTGCTCAAGTTCTATGTGCGCACCAGTTCGGATGCCGACAAGCGGGACTCCTTCAAGCTCATCCAGATTCGAACGGACTGGCAGAGCACCCGCGATCCCAAGACCTTCATTCAGAGCCTCCTGGAGTCCTGCAACCTGTCCACGGAGTATGTGAAGAACATCAAGGGACAGCCGGAGGCGCCAAAGCCCTTCTCTGGCCTGGATTTCAAGCCGGGCCAGGACTATCACTACGATGCGCAGTTTACCGAGTTCGAATCTCagttgaaaaat GAACGTGCCTTCAAGCGACCTGTACTGACCACCTGGCTGGAGGAGAATGCCGGGACAGCCAAGCAGCGCTCCAAGGAAACGGCAGACCTGCAGGCCGAGATTGACAAGCTCCAAAGGGTGCTGGTCCAGAAGTTGGAGCTACAGGATGCCCGCTACGAGTGCGGCTGGAACATAGAGCACTATCGCGGCTGTTTGAAGACCCTAGAGCGACTGTCCAACACACACTTACTTGAAATGGCTCCCCTCAAACGTCGCATTGTGGTCTTTGCTCCCTTCACGGGCATCAGTCTCGAGGGTCACGTGATGCTGTTCACCGGCGATGTGCTCAGCACCTGGATTGACTTCATCAAGAACATTCCGCATCACGATGCCTACTTGAAGGTGGTGCCCGTCTACGAACGGACACTCTCGCAGGTTCTGCTGCAGATCCAGATCGGACGCCGCAAGTTTATGCCCAAGCAACAGGCCAGGGGCTATGCAAGCTACCTCATGAAGGTTACCACGTCGCTCAACGATTAcataggtaaacaaaaatatccgGCGGAATGGCCGAAAACGCTCAAGGAGTTCACCATTGTGGTGGAATCAGAGGCGGGTCCCCTGATGGTCAGCCCCACGGGGCAGTTCATCACGCCAGCTACCTGTCCGGGCTCCATACTCGTCGACTTCATCACCGTGAACATGGAACTGGCCCGGGAGCGGATGAAGAAGTACGCCCAGGACAAACACGTCGAGCAGGAACTGATCGACTCGTGCATTAagcagctgcaactgcaatcATTGACCAAAGACGACGCCGTCACCCCGGACAAGATGATCACAGCCCTCAGAGACTTAGCCCAGCTGCAGGTGAAGGAGCTGCAGCAGTGCAAGCTGCACATAACCCATTACTATTCGGTGCTGACCGACGGCGTTGTGTGCATACCCTGGGACTTTCAGCAGAGGTAG
- the LOC108067733 gene encoding uncharacterized protein gives MASSSAWLVLILGLGFTCALDLSIPTNSSKLLKVLTQFETSPPVQELLYHIDVWRNEAASVALQTAAPAPSNLESVIRSEVAGDWERGRLVLQLANAARTVELKEAIYTALWQELQQTKQIYDPSKILEFYDQLSLHTDVPLQLMELIYRAFINRSAQLLEAPFHTASREATFPLVSSLVHRLTFSTLDYLRDILEVLYDAVLALETPLSVVQRLGNFTASLTQLAQANLQLLAREELKRGDPEVQQALQSNLRNLLEQPGFEQQVASSLQAEIYAHLPKDEQLLYTARKVCIRNVTDANSYIYECPQTYLICSNVRDPKKAAYFIQRGHSNDSRPQFAFYSAFWRNRYILMETATATGNNATSSITKNVYSRTNINWWRVVYGSGGISLYDAVTGNSVLCGGDPSHWDGEEHHLYTRRASEFSAHLAECTWSLEDCSDAA, from the coding sequence ATGGCATCTTCCTCCGCTTGGCTTGTCCTCATCCTGGGACTCGGGTTTACTTGTGCCCTCGATTTAAGTATCCCAACGAATAGCAGCAAACTCTTAAAGGTTCTCACCCAGTTCGAAACATCTCCACCGGTCCAAGAGTTACTATACCACATCGATGTTTGGCGGAATGAAGCAGCCTCCGTGGCCTTGCAAACCGCAGCTCCAGCTCCTTCCAATCTTGAGTCCGTAATTCGATCTGAAGTCGCGGGAGATTGGGAGCGGGGCAGGCTCGTCCTACAATTGGCCAACGCAGCGAGGACCGTGGAGCTCAAGGAGGCCATTTACACAGCTCTCTGGCAGGAGCTTCAGCAGACCAAGCAGATCTACGATCCCTCGAAGATCCTGGAATTTTATGACCAGCTGTCGCTGCACACTGATGTGCCGCTCCAACTGATGGAACTGATCTACCGGGCTTTTATTAATCGCAGTGCCCAGTTGTTGGAGGCTCCATTTCACACAGCCAGTCGAGAGGCCACTTTTCCATTGGTAAGCTCCCTGGTCCATCGTCTAACATTCAGCACTTTGGATTATCTGCGGGACATCCTGGAAGTTCTTTATGATGCTGTTTTGGCACTCGAAACGCCTTTGAGTGTAGTGCAGAGGCTGGGGAATTTTACAGCCAGTTTAACGCAGTTGGCTCAGGCTAATCTGCAATTACTTGCCAGGGAGGAGCTCAAACGTGGCGATCCGGAGGTGCAACAGGCCTTGCAGAGCAACTTGAGAAATTTACTGGAACAGCCTGGTTTCGAGCAACAAGTGGCGTCCTCTCTACAGGCAGAAATCTATGCACATCTTCCCAAGGACGAGCAACTGCTGTACACCGCTCGAAAGGTTTGCATTCGCAATGTAACCGATGCAAATTCGTACATATACGAGTGTCCGCAGACGTATCTGATCTGCAGTAACGTACGAGATCCCAAAAAGGCAGCCTATTTCATCCAACGCGGTCACAGCAACGACAGCCGGCCGCAGTTTGCCTTCTACAGTGCTTTCTGGCGGAATCGCTACATCCTCATGGAAACAGCCACCGCGACAGGCAACAATGCTACTAGCTCGATCACCAAAAACGTTTATAGCCGCACCAACATTAACTGGTGGCGAGTGGTGTACGGAAGTGGAGGAATCTCCTTGTACGATGCAGTCACCGGGAATTCCGTACTGTGCGGTGGAGATCCTTCGCACTGGGATGGCGAGGAGCATCACTTATACACCCGTCGCGCATCGGAGTTTTCAGCTCATCTGGCGGAGTGCACCTGGAGTTTGGAAGACTGCAGCGATGCCGCTTAA
- the LOC108067734 gene encoding brachyurin, producing MKFACATVVLLAAILGAQAVDWQSVKNLNIETPMPKVHGEPLPGGRITGGQLAEPNQFPYQVGLLLYVSGGAAWCGGTIISTRWIVTAAHCTDALTTGVDVYLGAHDRTNAKEKGQQIIFVETKNVIVHEDWIAETITNDISLIKLPVDIEFNDYIQPAKLPVKSNSYATYSGESAIASGWGKISDSATGATDVLQYAVVPIMNNSGCSPWYFGLVAGTNICIKTTGGISTCNGDSGGPLVLNDGSNTLIGATSFGIALGCERGWPGVFTRITSYLDWIEAKTGVVNKGV from the exons ATGAAATTCGCTTGCGCTACCGTTGTGCTTTTGGCCGCCATTCTCGGGGCCCAGGCTGTCGACTGGCAGTCCGTTAAGAACCTGAACATCGAGACCCCGATGCCCAAGGTCCATGGCGAGCCTCTGCCCGGCGGAAGGATTACCGGAGGACAGTTGGCCGAGCCCAACCAGTTCCCCTACCAGGTGGGACTACTCCTGTACGTCTCCGGAGGAGCTGCCTGGTGCGGAGGCACCATCATCAGCACTCGCTGGATCGTGACGGCCGCCCATTGCACGGATGCACTGACCACCGGAGTGGATGTCTACCTGGGCGCCCACGATCGCACCAACGCCAAGGAGAAGGGCCAGCAGATCATCTTCGTGGAGACCAAGAATGTGATCGTGCACGAGGACTGGATCGCCGAGACCATCACCAACGATATTTCCCTGATTAAGTTGCCAGTTGATATCGAGTTCAACG ACTACATCCAGCCCGCCAAACTGCCCGTGAAATCCAACAGCTACGCCACCTACAGCGGTGAATCGGCCATTGCCTCCGGTTGGGGCAAGATCAGCGACT CTGCTACCGGAGCCACTGACGTTCTGCAGTACGCCGTAGTTCCCATCATGAACAACAGCGGGTGCTCCCCCTGGTACTTCGGTCTGGTTGCAGGCACCAACATCTGCATCAAGACCACCGGCGGCATCTCCACCTGCAACGGCGACTCCGGCGGTCCTCTGGTCCTGAACGACGGCAGCAACACCCTGATCGGAGCCACCTCCTTCGGAATCGCCCTCGGCTGTGAGCGCGGATGGCCCGGCGTGTTCACCCGCATCACCTCCTACCTGGACTGGATCGAGGCCAAGACCGGTGTGGTTAACAAAGGCGTCTAA